From one Lycium ferocissimum isolate CSIRO_LF1 chromosome 5, AGI_CSIRO_Lferr_CH_V1, whole genome shotgun sequence genomic stretch:
- the LOC132056579 gene encoding uncharacterized protein LOC132056579 has translation MDPNKKDVKGKYESSGSMYWTNERHVHYLNSIEASFVRAMLENNNAPLLPLDRHLPDSTDSTLDTPKQRRRRFSTSDINMSSGSRIDIEKKTRRLSSQSSDISSQDQVVPQYKQRRGDEDAGGHPDVPLSLRLQNEQLF, from the exons atggatccAAACAAGAAGGATGTTAAAGGTAAATATGAGTCAAGTGGTAGTATGTACTGGACAAATGAAAGACATGTTCATTACTTGAATTCCATTGAAGCTTCGTTTGTTAGAGCCATGTTGGAGAATAACAACGCCCCACTTCTTCCACTGGACCGCCATTTGCCGGATAGTACAGATTCAACCCTTGATACACCTAAACAAAGACGACGCAGATTTTCTACTTCTG ATATCAACATGAGCAGCGGAAGCAGAATAGACATTGAGAAGAAAACTAGAAGACTGTCATCCCAATCATCCGATATTTCCTCACAAGATCAG GTGGTCCCACAATATAAGCAGAGAAGAGGAGATGAGGATGCTGGAGGTCACCCTGATGTTCCTCTCTCACTTAGGCTGCAAAATGAGCAACTATTTTAA